The Juglans microcarpa x Juglans regia isolate MS1-56 chromosome 2S, Jm3101_v1.0, whole genome shotgun sequence genome has a window encoding:
- the LOC121251579 gene encoding protein CfxQ homolog: MAQTPLHVSAGYNRVEIVKFLLDWEGTDKVELEAKNMYGETPLHMAAKNGCNDAARLLLGRGAFIEAKANNGMTPLHLAVWYSLRAEDCSTVKTLLEYNADCSAKDNEGMTPLNHLSQGPGSEKLRELLHWHLDEQRKRRAIEACTETKSKMDELENEMSKVVGLHELKIQLRKWARGMLLDERRRALGLKVGSRRPPHMAFLGNPGTGKTMVARILGKLLYMVGILPTDRVTEVQRTDLVGEFVGHTGPKTRRKIKEAEGGILFVDEAYRLIPMQKADDKDYGLEALEEIMSVMDSGKVVVIFAGYSEPMKRVIASNEGFCRRVTKFFSFNDFSSEELAKILHIKMNNQAEDSLLYGFKLHPSCTEEAVAALIQSETTEKQRKEMNGGLLDPTLVNAREYLDLRLSFDCIDTDELCTITLEDLKAGLRLISL, encoded by the exons ATGGCACAGACACCGCTTCATGTTTCTGCTGGTTATAACAGGGTTGAGATAGTCAAGTTTCTTCTTGATTGGGAAGGGACAGATAAGGTTGAGTTGGAAGCCAAGAACATG TATGGAGAAACTCCGCTGCACATGGCAGCAAAGAATGGGTGCAATGATGCTGCACGCCTGCTTCTTGGCCGTGGTGCTTTTATTGAAGCAAAAGCAAAT AATGGAATGACACCTTTACATCTTGCTGTTTGGTACTCACTTCGAGCTGAAGACTGCTCGACTGTCAAAACATTGCTTGAATACAATGCTGATTGTAGTGCCAAGGATAAT GAGGGCATGACTCCTCTAAATCATCTCTCACAAGGCCCCGGAAGTGAAAAGTTGCGGGAACTCTTGCACTGGCATCTTGATGAGCAGCGAAAGAGAAGAGCAATTGAAGCATGCACtgaaacaaaatctaaaatggatgaacttgaaaatgaaatgtcAAAGGTAGTAGGATTGCATGAGCTTAAGATACAGCTCCGGAAATGGGCAAGGGGTATGCTTTTGGATGAGAGACGTAGGGCCCTTGGGCTGAAAGTTGGCTCAAGAAGACCCCCACATATGGCTTTCCTTGGCAATCCTGGAACAG GTAAGACTATGGTAGCTCGAATCCTTGGAAAATTACTCTATATGGTGGGAATTTTACCGACTGACAGAGTAACAGAGGTACAGCGAACCGACTTGGTTGGAGAATTCGTTGGTCATACTGGGCCAAAAACTAGGAGGAAG ATTAAAGAAGCAGAAGGAGGAATTCTTTTTGTTGATGAAGCATATCGACTGATACCTATGCAGAAGGCAGATGATAAGGACTATGGATTGGAAGCTTTAGAAGAGATTATGTCCGTCATGGACAGCGGAAAGGTGGTTGTCATATTTGCTGGGTATAGTGAACCAATGAAGCGTGTGATTGCTTCTAATGAAGGCTTCTGCAGACGGGTGAccaaatttttctcttttaatgaCTTCAGTTCTGAAGAACTAGCCAAGATTCTCCATATCAAGATGAATAATCAAGCGGAAGATAGTTTGTTGTATGGATTTAAGTTACACCCTTCTTGCACTGAAGAAGCTGTGGCAGCACTGATACAGAGTGAAACAACGGAAAAGCAGCGCAAGGAGATGAATGGTGGTTTACTGGATCCAACTCTAGTCAATGCTAGAGAGTATTTGGACCTTAGGCTAAGTTTTGACTGTATAGACACAGATGAACTTTGTACCATTACTTTAGAGGATTTAAAAGCTGGTCTACGGCTGATATCACTGTGA